tgtaacttagtgtaagttgcgggatcttgtattacggaacgagtaaagagacttgccggtaaacgagattgaaataggtatgcggatactgacgatcgaatctcgggcaagtaacataccgaaggacaaagggaatgacatacgggattatacgaatccttggcactgaggttcaaacgataagatcttcgtagaatatgtaggatccaatatgggcatccaggtcccgctattggatattgaccgaggagtctctcgggtcatgtctacatagttctcgaacccgcagggtctgcacacttaaggttcgacgttgttttatgcgtatttgagttatatggttggttactgaatgttgttcggagtcccggatgagatcacggacgtcacgagggtttccagaatggtccggaaacgaagattgatatataggatgacctcatttgattaccggaaggttttcggagttaccgggaatgtaccgggaatgacgaatgggttccgggggttcaccggaggggggcaacccactccgaggaagcccataggtatttgggggggtcacaccagcccttagtgggctggtgggacagcccaccaagtcctatgcgccaaggaagaaaaatcaaagaaagaaaaaaaaaggaggggaagtgggaagggggaaggactccctcccaccaaaccaagtaggactcggtttgggggggagagtcctcccccctggctcggccgaccccttggggttcccttggaccccaaggcaaggtccccctccctcctcctatatatatggggcttttagggcagatttgagacgatttttctcacggctgcccgaccacatacctccatagttttccctctagatcgtgtttctgcggagctcgggcggagccctgctgagacaagatcatcaccaacctctggagcgccgtaacgctgccggagaactcttctacctctgcgtctctcttgctggatcaagaaggccgagatcatcgtcgagctgtacgtgtgctgaacgcggaggtgccgtccgttcggtactagatcgtgggactgatcgcgggattgttcgcggggcggatcgagggacgtgaggacgttccactacatcaaccgcgatctctaatcgcttctgttgtacgatctacaagggtacgtagatcactcatcccctctcgtagatggacatcaccatgataggtcttcgtgcgcgtaggaaaatttttgtttcccatgcgacgttccctaacataAATAAGTATGTCTGCATTGAAAAAAGACATTAATAGGAAAAACCATAGAAACGTACATCTCCTAGAACCCATATGAATCATCATTGTTATAACCAACAGCTCGACCGatctcatcatcactatcacacataTCATCTTCATTGTCTAACAAAGGTGGAGGATCTTCCTCTTCGTCAATGTCTTCATTTAACTTTTCTAGCATAAGTATGTCTTTTTCATTAACAATGGCCTCGCCATCATTCTGTGCATCGTCATCGTTTGGgtccacatcatcatcatcacacgTGTCAGCGTCATCGCTTCTgaccacatcatcatcatcatcaggttgCTCTGGAAAGAACACTCCCTCGTATGTCATGGGGTTAATGTTGTAATAATTGTCGTCGTTAGGGTCCAGTAGCTTACTATGTGGCGACACCTTGAACACAACTTCCCAACCCTTTAGGTACTCTTTCTGGCATGGGTAAGGCAGATAATAAACTTGTGTCGCTTGGGTAGCCGCAATAAAGAGATCGGCTCCGGCATAGACGGTTGATGGTTTAACTTTGATGAAACCAATGGAAGGCGTATGTCTCAGCCCCTTTACTGGGTCGAACCATCGGCATTTGAACACAGGGAGACTTATGGTTTTGCGCCCACGGCTGAATGTAAGCTCGTATATTTTTCCTACCCTTTCGTAGTACTGAACTCCATATTTACCTCGGGTGTATACTCCAGTATTTATAGTTTTGGGATCAAGCCGGTTGTTCTGGTGCTCCACTGTATGGAAGCGATACCCATTCACATCATACTTTTCACATGTCATGACCGAAGGGTTAAAACCCATGATAGGCCAGCCCATAGCAACATCTCATAACAAGGTCCACGCCCAGTCCACCGCAAGATTCTCTCTCTGTTGACGTGACGCTACCGTTTCCCCCCTTCAAGTGCTGGCAGCAGCGCCGTCCGCGAACAGGGTCACACTTCGGAGGCGTGTGCTGGGTGTTTGCACCCGCCACCACATCTCCAGATGTGTAAGAGGGCCCAGCGCAAGATGTGGCAGCATAACTATCCCCCAGGATTGGTCTAACCATCCCATGATTTTAACGCCTATACACACACCTAAATAGACGATGCATTGTAAAAATTGTGTGTAGTACCGAACTAAATAGAGTATATAATACATGAATATGGGTTATAGACTATCTAAGTAAACAAAATTTTAATTTAAGGGACAAATTAAAAAATAGCCATACCGACGACATAACCGTCGGCATAGTTGTGCCCCCGGATCGGCCTCGAATCGATAAAGTGGCACCTGCCGTGGATCAATGATGTGGACAAAACAACTATGTCGAAGGTGGGACTAGGGCCGTCGACATATGTTCGGACGGCGTCAAACGGCCTTAACTGAGCTGATGGGCGGACCCACATACATGCCAACTAGCGCGGCTATGCCGACTAGCGCGGCTATGCCGACGACCACCGTAGGCATAGATCAAACTATGCCGACGGTGGTCGTAGGCAAAGAGTGTTCTACGTCGACGGCTTTTGTACGCCGACGGTTTTTCATAGGGCGTCGGGGTAGGTGTACGTATGCCGACGAGCCGTAGGCATATCTCAGGCGAGCCTGATTCCGGTAGTGGAGTCTGGCTTCTCCTTCGGTCGTTTTCACGGTGACCCATCGTGATCCCAGTCATGTGCATACAATGCTACCACGTCGCAAGCTCAGACAGTACACAACAGTACTCCAACAGTTGACAAGTACTATGATTGATGCCTTGCTCACACGCCAACAGCCGGCACATGTACGTACTATATACAACTAACCTTTCATATTCAATACCGTTTCATAAGTTGACGTGCGAGATTAACCACTACTTCATTCAGTTTAAGGACAAACATGCTGCATTCTTTTTCCCGCCTAAAACGAGATGGCGCCATCGTGGGTTCGTACTCCATTATTGCGACAGGCCAGCAGCAATTTACAAAGAAGAATGTAGCTAGGAGGATAACTAACGTCGCACGCGAGAATGCAATAATGCGGAGCTAGAACGCGTCGGATCATTGAGTGTAATTCTTTGTCGATAGCTTACAAAGCTGAACGCCACGACCTACTCCCTACGCGTATTCCCGCCGTGGCCGGCGCCTATTTATACCCGCCCCCCGTCCCTTCTCGTACCGCACCTCTCGCGGCGACAATGGAGCTCATCAGACCGCTCGCGCTCGCGGCACTctgcgtcctgctcgccgccaccGTCGCCGCCACTGCGGCACCGGCCACGGAGGTGGAGGCACAGTCCTCCTACATCGTGCACGTCGCTGCGGAGCACGCGCCACGGCTGCCACGCCGCGGCCTGCTGACCACCCGGGCGTACGGCTCGTTCTTGCGCGACCACATCCCCGTGGAGATGTCCAGCCCGGCGCCGGCCGTGCTCTACTCCTACGCGCACGCCGCCACCGGCTTCGCGGCGCGGCTCACGGAGCGCCAGGCTGAGCTGCTCGCGTCGTCGAGCTCGGTGCTTGCGGTCGTGCCCGACACGATGCAGGAGCTGCACACCACGCTGACGCCGTCCTTCCTCGGCCTCTCGCCGTCCTCCGGGCTGCTCAAGGCATCCAACGGCGCCACGGACgtcgtcatcggggtcatcgacaccGGCGTGTACCCGGAAGGGCGCCCGTCCTTCGCGGCCGACCCGTCGCTGCCGCCCCCGCCGAGCAAGTTCCGCGGCAGGTGCGTCTCCGGTCCGTCGTTCAACGGCTCTGCGCTCTGCAACAACAAGCTCGTCGGCGCCAAGTTCTTCCAGCGGGGGCAGGAGGCTCTACGCGGCCGTGCGCTCGGCGCGGACTCCAAGTCGGCACTCGACACCAACGGCCATGGCACCCACACCTCCTCCACAGCCGGCGGCTCTGCTGTCGCGGACGCCGGCTTCTTCGACTACGCGAGAGGAAAAGCCGTCGGCATGGCCCCGGGCGCGCGCATTGCCGTCTACAAGGCGTGCTGGGAAGGGTGCGCGAGCTCTGACATCCTCGCCGCGTTTGACGAGGCCATCGCGGACGGCGTCGACGTCATCTCTGTCTCGCTCGGCGCCGTCGGCAGTGCCCCGGACTTTTATGGCGACACGACCGCTGTGGGTGCGTTCCGCGCAGTCAGAAGGGGCATCGTCGTCTCCGCCTCCGCCGGAAACTCCGGCCCCGGAGATTCCACCGCATGCAACATAGCGCCATGGTTCTTGACGGTCGGTGCGTCCACCCTCAATCGCCAATTCCCGGGCGATGTCGTTCTCGGCAACGGCGAGACCTTCACGGGCACTACTCTCTACGCCGGCGAGCCGCTCGGCCCGACCAAGATACCACTGGTCTACGGAGGAGACGTGGGCTCCAAAGCGTGCGAAGAGGGGAAGCTGAACGCCACCAAGGTCGCCGGGAAGATTGTTTTGTGTGAACCGGGTGTAAATGCCCGAGCAGCGAAACCACTTGCCgtgaagctcgccggcggcgccGGAGCGATCCTCGCGAGCACACAGCCATTCGGCGAGCAGGCCCTCACCACCCCCCATGTCCACCCCGCCACGGCCGTGGCATTTGTGGACGGCGCCAAGATCTTCAAGTACATACGCGCGCAAGCTTCCCCTACCGCGACGATCATCTTCCGTGGCACCGTGGTCGGCTCGACGCCTCCTTCCCCAAGAATGGCGGCCTTCTCGAGCCGCGGGCCAAACTTGCGTGCGCCGGAGATCTTCAAGCCGGACGTAACCGCGCCGGGCGTGGACATCCTCGCGGCTTGGACAGGCGCCAACTCGCCCACGGAGCTGGACAGCGACACGAGGCGGGTGAAGTACAACATCATATCGGGCACGTCCATGTCATGCCCGCACGTGAGCGGCATCGCCGCGCTGCTCCGGCAGGCGAGGCCAGAGTGGAGCCCTGCGGCGATCAAGTCCGCGCTGATGACCACCGCGTACAACGTGGACAACACCGGCGGCGTCATCGGCGACATGTCCAGCGGCGACGCGTCCACGCCGTTCGCGCGAGGGGCCGGGCACATCGACCCCAACAGCGCCGTGGACCCGGGGCTCGTGTACGACGCCGGCACGGAGGACTACATCACCTTCCTGTGCGCGCTGGGCTACACCGCCAGGCAGGTCGCCGTCTTCGGCTCGTCCATCAGCTGTTCGACGCGTGCGGGCTCCGCCGTGGGCGACCACAACTATCCGGCCTTCTCGGTGGTGTTCACCTCGAACAAGTCGGCGGTCGTCACGCAGCGCCGCGTCGTGCGCAACGTCGGCAGCGACGCCGAGGCGACGTACACGGCCAAGGTCACCGCCCCGGACGGCGTGCGCGTCAGGGTGAGCCCGGAGACGCTGCGGTTCGGCGCGACGCAGAAAACGCAGGAGTACGTGCTCGCATTTGCGCAAGGAAGCCCCGGTAGCGCCACCGCGAAGTACACGTTCGGGTCGATCGAGTGGAGCGACGGCGAGCACTCGGTGACGAGCCCCATCGCCGTCACCTGGCCGGCGAGCAAGGTTGCGGAGATGTGAATGTGATCGCTCGTGGGGTGGGCACTACATAGTGGAGTACGTGCGACTATGCGAGAATTTATCCCATTTGCTGTGAGTTTATGTTCGTGTGGTTGAATCAGTTAATCAAGAGTCTTTCGTTCTGATTTCAAAATAAAGACTCGTATTCAAGTCAATACAACTACAACACTGGTAATTAACACAAGAATTGTTGGTTTTTAACTTGGGAGGAGTATTACTTTTAAGCGTGGGCTTACGGGCGTTATGCTTGAACACTGGAATGAGGTTACATAGATCAAAAATGGTAGACTCACGTGAACATACTTATGGTTTGTTGCTACGTATCTTCCTGCTCACTGACTAATCACTCCAAAAATGCTAGACCTACGTAGGACATTTACGCAAAGCCGCGTCGGCGTACCGGCGCTATGCTTGAACAATGGAATGTGGTTGTATAGATCAAGAATGATAGACTTACGTAAACATAATTACGGTTTGCTACGTACCTTTCTGCTcactaagagcatcttcaacagttcGTTGTATAAGTGCCCACGTCAGCTGTCAACAACATATCATACAAGCTCTTCAATGAAGTGTATGTTAaccgtatgtaaaataactaagcgGGTTCATTAAATGTTGAAGAAATGATCATGCTTGTCTCGGAGCTTGTGCCagaaccgttgcttcaagttcatacaatttcattctctctcttcttttattatgcGCCATGTCATCAAAGTCGTCTATGTGGTAAttttaccaacgatgatcatacgactattggagatgccctaatcAATCACTCCTCGGGTTGGCGTGGTGCCCTCCCACCCCCTTCATTCCAATCCTAAGTCTCCAGGCTTTTCATCAAGTAAGAGCTCATTAGTTTAAGTAGGTCTAACATGTATTAATGTCCAATTAAATTTTGCTAACAGTAATGCTATAACTATGAGGAGTTTACGTGATGTTTACGGACTAAACTGAGATGGGCTGTTTTGATTGGTTTAGAATGAAGCGGGGCGCACCCTAAATTTTTTTGGGTGGAGGGTGGGGTGAGGTGGAGTGGGGAGGGGGAGATTAGTGAGGGCCGGAGAAGGGTTAGTCGGTCAAACTCTGTAAAGTAAGTCTACTCCGTAAATTAAAATTATGTCAAATCATTACGTAACTACTCGCGCCCGTAAGCTTCCATAGGTGTAGCGAAGCCCGTTTGTAGATACACGTATAAATTTTCACTTAGTTGATTATCCCGATGAGATTAACTGGTCCCTCTCTAAGAATCTGGTTTTCTCCACTAAATCGTTGTATAATTTGTTGGAACGGGATATCATTGTGTGAAACAATAAGTTGATATGGGAAGCTATATCTTATATGCCTCTCAAGATTAAAATTTTCTTCTTACAACTATTCCAATATGTTGTGCTTACTACAAGAGATAACACAAGAAAATGCAATGGTTGGGTTAACCCTGTGGCTGTGTGCTCTTTTGTAGTGAGATTAAAACTGATAACCACCCTTTCTTTACCTATTATGCTGCTCGGTCTACGTGGGGGACCTTCGGTCTGGCTATGCATAATAATTCCATTCCTGGTAGGAGTACTATGTGGCCAAACTTTCCTTGGTTGTACCATTTTCTTTCTAGTTATAGGAAGTACTACTATTATATGTTTTGCATCTAGTGGTCCTCGTGGTGAAGTGGTTTGTTACATCGATGATGCTTACCTTTTTTTTAGAACAACCACATATTTCattaattgaaaataaagttaCGTGAAGCAACACATGCGGACACTAAAAACATACCATGATTATCCTGAAAACTTTGCAGAAAGCATCCTAAAAGATCAAGAAATATAAAAAGATTCATAGGATTTCCTACAACCACCGAAGCGAGCGGCATCGTCAAACTCTTTCGCCGCCAAGGCGCACGCTGAAAGAGACACCGAGTCTCCACCATTGCAAGATCCAAAAAAACACCATCGCCAACAAGGCTTTCTAGTCGACGAACAAGCCTACTACACGCGGCAAGGCACATGTCACTGTGGCACGTCGACCTGTGGACGTGCCCGTGGTATCTTGGGCCAACATCCGTCGCCTCCCATCGATGAAGTCATAGAAGAGTGACAGATCCACCACCTCCGGACCAACATCCTCGTTCCAGAGAAACCACCTCGCCCTGCCCGCCAGCTTCATCGCAGATAACGACGAACACCAACGACACACCAAGAAACAGGTCTCTCCGGATCTGAAGAACGACGAGAAGACCAAGCTGCCGATCTGAAGGACCGACGAGCACACGTTGCCATCAACTCTGAGACGACGTCGTGAAGGTCGTCACCAGTGTGGGAGAAGAGTTGAGGCAGACTATTTGCTCGGGCGCCGCTCCCACCACCCTAACGGCGCCCCACAGTAGACAGACCCTAACCAAAACTACTATACAGAGAAACGAGGTCCCCCCCTCCCTTTTGCCGCTGGAGCGGCAATTAGAGGGAGAGTGAACCAACGCTCCTGTCAGCTGAGATCTTGAGGAGTTGGTCTCCGCCGCCGCATGGTAGGGGAGAGGCGGACTGCCGTGCATGATGATGCTTAAGTTTTGTTACTAGTTGATGTTTGTTTTTCTAATGTTTTTTTCTAAGATCCACCAATGTTGTCGTTGATTGATTTAGAGAGAGAATACGGGAAACATGGTGTTGATCAAGTGACCATGGAGTAAACAGAGAGAACATTCTAACAAAAGAACACCTATCTCACGACAAAATCCCCGAAGGGGTTCTCAAAAACCCGTAATCCTGCAAGGCACCATTGCTCTAGGTTTCTTCTGATGGCAGCAAGAACATTCGAAGATCTTGGCATCCTTGCCCCAAAGACGCATTCGCTTCTCTCCTTCCACATGCCCCAAGCGATCATCATGGTCACACTTCGTACCCCTTTTCTGATTTGCTTCTTAGCGGCCATGGAAATTTCTCGAGTGCGGTAGTCGAAGTGGTGTGTGCCCTTTCTACAAAGGCTAGAGCTGAGCAAACTTGCCATGATGCTGCCTCACGCCAGATATTCCAGGGATAAAGGGCAGTTCCATAGAAGATGAACCGAGAACTCCAAACTCCATAGGCGGAGAGGGCAAAAGTATTTGTTTTCCCAACCGTACATTGCAGGCGATCGTCGAACTAGAACCTGTCGTGGGGGAGCAATGAATAGAAGAATTTGACCTTTCCTGCGGCCCAAACATTCCATATCATGTCGTCCTCATCTTCGGCTCGGCCTCGAGTGGTGTCCAAATCAAGTGCCCTTCTAcccccgagctcaaatgagctcaggaTGAATAGTAActtaaaaaacatttaaaaagtatttttttaaacAAACTTTATTAATTTTCTGAGGGCTCGCAAAATTTCGACACAACATCACATTTGTAGAAGTCATGGCAAAAAAATTGCTACAAAATACTTACAAAAGTAGCATTTTCAGAGTTCCAATTTTTGTTCAAGACTTCCATAGATGAGATTTCATGATGGAACTTTGCGATTTCTTagaacatttgtcaaagtttgtCATAAACAaagcattttttaaaatatttttaaaatgcttGTGTGTAAAAATACCACGTCCTTTATAATTATCACATAAGTTTTTGTGCGGCATCATTaagccagttttttgcaacacattAAGCCaggtttctttcccttcttctgtgTTGCGCCAGATCCGTCATTGTGATTTGATTCCTGTTCCTCCAATGCTAGGGCTGCTCAACCCACAACGACAGTTCAGAATAGTAgagttgacaactttgttgccttcACCCATACGCCAAATGTGCACAACGAACTGCAACTAACCTCTACTAATTCAATACTCGTTGATCAGTTGACATGTACTACAATCAGTTTAAGGACAACATGCTATTGGAGCAATGCCCCATACATTTCTTCCCAAAAACATAATGGAGGCATCATGCATTCTTACAACGAACGAGCCAAAATGGAGGCAACGTGGGGTTTTCTGTTTGGCAGCATCATGCGTTCGTACAAGGAACGGGCCAACAACAATTTACAAAGAAGAACGTAGGATAACCTAAGCAGGGACCGGGATCGAGTGACTTGCCTCTTGGCGGTCACGGTGTAACATGCGCCCACCCATCCGCCGTTCGTTCTTCATCCAACGGACAACAGCGACTAAATGCCAAAACTGCACAAGCAACGCACTGGTTCACCGTGGTGAAAAAATGATTCAGACTTGACCTTATTTCAAGCATTCGATGATAGCAACCAGCAAACAACAGCGGCCACGACTTAGCAGGTGTAGCTAGAtataattagctcatgaggctataatCTCCTTGCTTGTAAATGATGTTACCCTGTCGTCCAATTAATAATGAAGATTTAACTGTCAAAAAAATACAGTGGTCGGCTTGCCGGAATAGAATCTGCACCCTATTTGCTGAATACGTACTCGTTTTTAATGAAACTGAGACCTGACACAGATCAAGCATACATCAATCAATTCGTCAACACATCCAGCCATCAACCACGCATTAGAAAAGTTATATAAAAAAAAGATCCATACTTGCACATCTTGGAGCAGACGACAATATAAACAAAAACACTCAATTTACATGGCATTAGAGATGCAAACAACGGCAACTGGTTAAGGTAAAAAAAACAATCCTATATGTTGTACAAGACCCAACAGTATTACTCAAGACAAGCACTAAAGTTACTCGAACAAATTACAGGCCACCGTTAGCAGTAATCAACATGGAAATTGTGTAGCAACAAGTCGTGCTACTGAACAAACATCGGAGTACACAGGCTGCCACTTTCCCGGCGCACAGCAGTGATCCTCCTCGGCACGAAGGCTGCCTGGCACTGCAGAGTGTGATCCTCCTCGGCACGAAGGCTGCCTGGCACTGCTTCTCCTCTGCAGTACGACGCTTGGCTGCTCAGAGCTGGTTCTCCGCGGCCGGCGAAGTGCCGGAGAGCACGAGCCCGCCCCCGCAAACCCCCTATCCCCGCCTGAATTTAACGTTTGATTTTTCCCATCTTGGTAGTCACGGCGTAACATACGCCCACCGCATCTTCAATAGACGTGTGTTAATTTGTTTTTAGCACGTTGAAATAGCGTTTTTACACGTGAAAGCGACGAAGAGATTTTTAGATGCATAAAAACACGGCGTTTAATTCGATGGTCCCACCTAGAGCAGCCAGCGCGCATAATCCGATGCTTCAAATATACAGCTTGGAAGACAGCTGGCCCAAAATTTACAGCATGGGCGCTGACTTTTTTGTGTGCGCTTTATTTTACAACGTCTGTTGAAACGTTGTTTGTTTGTCTCCAACGCAAAAAAACATCGGTTTTTAATGTGCGCCCTTTTATTGGCGTCTGTAAAGTAAGTCCTCTAAAACAATATGTGTTACTTGTACATATAATTTATAGAAACATACATATGAAATAGGATATATTACATGGAATTGTAAGCTGAATTTCATTTAAATATGTTAGTCTTGTAAAACAATGTGTGTCACTTGTACATATAATTTATAGATATTCCAATTTGCACCGGCACCGCCTTTTCGTCATTTTTTTAGATAGTCGTTTGTTATATCTTATTATTGAACTTCTTATCTGGAGTAGAATATATTGTGTTTTTAATACTTATTATAATTATTACATAACTATAATTAGTGAACATCTTAAACAAAAACAAAGAATGATGATGCAAATTTATTATTTGAAGGACCAATCTACTAATTTTTCATTGAAATGTAGTCTACTCCTTTGAATTTAGAAAATGGTTTTGCTTTACAGATCTAGTGATTTCTATAAACTAAAGCGTCAAATTGCTACATTAATTTCTATAAACTAAAGCATCCAATTGCTAAATTAATTGGTCTTGAATGTTTACTTATGATAATTGTATTATACCGCTTTACATATTTGGATAGTAATTATGTATCTGATGTTTAACTAATTGCAAAATAAATATGAATTATTTCTACATGAATGTATATCCATGTGTCATTCTTCTACATCAACATATGTTGTA
This genomic stretch from Hordeum vulgare subsp. vulgare chromosome 6H, MorexV3_pseudomolecules_assembly, whole genome shotgun sequence harbors:
- the LOC123401824 gene encoding subtilisin-like protease SBT1.4, with the translated sequence MELIRPLALAALCVLLAATVAATAAPATEVEAQSSYIVHVAAEHAPRLPRRGLLTTRAYGSFLRDHIPVEMSSPAPAVLYSYAHAATGFAARLTERQAELLASSSSVLAVVPDTMQELHTTLTPSFLGLSPSSGLLKASNGATDVVIGVIDTGVYPEGRPSFAADPSLPPPPSKFRGRCVSGPSFNGSALCNNKLVGAKFFQRGQEALRGRALGADSKSALDTNGHGTHTSSTAGGSAVADAGFFDYARGKAVGMAPGARIAVYKACWEGCASSDILAAFDEAIADGVDVISVSLGAVGSAPDFYGDTTAVGAFRAVRRGIVVSASAGNSGPGDSTACNIAPWFLTVGASTLNRQFPGDVVLGNGETFTGTTLYAGEPLGPTKIPLVYGGDVGSKACEEGKLNATKVAGKIVLCEPGVNARAAKPLAVKLAGGAGAILASTQPFGEQALTTPHVHPATAVAFVDGAKIFKYIRAQASPTATIIFRGTVVGSTPPSPRMAAFSSRGPNLRAPEIFKPDVTAPGVDILAAWTGANSPTELDSDTRRVKYNIISGTSMSCPHVSGIAALLRQARPEWSPAAIKSALMTTAYNVDNTGGVIGDMSSGDASTPFARGAGHIDPNSAVDPGLVYDAGTEDYITFLCALGYTARQVAVFGSSISCSTRAGSAVGDHNYPAFSVVFTSNKSAVVTQRRVVRNVGSDAEATYTAKVTAPDGVRVRVSPETLRFGATQKTQEYVLAFAQGSPGSATAKYTFGSIEWSDGEHSVTSPIAVTWPASKVAEM